The sequence AACCTGTGCAGCCTGAACACCCAATGCCGCCTCGCCGGCCGCACGCCGGTTCGAGGAGACGAACCTTCGACATTTAAAAAGTTCGGAAGTCTATCACCGAAGAGCGAGCAGCAGAGACGGGATCAGAATCGGTAGTTGATCTCAACAATATGCATGTCCACGCCAAGGCTGGTTGGACCGTATACGCCGGCATCGGAAAAATGCTGGAACCGGTATCCGGCAAAAAACCCAGGAAATAGGTTGAAACCGATGCCGGCTTTACCCACGATCTGCGCGGGACCACCAAAGTTCTGCGCGCCATATTTGTAGTTGCTAAAGAATGCGGCACCACCTTCAACGTCAATGGAAACCATTTCGTCCGGACTGCTCAATGCCAGGCATGGCACCAGGGTTACCATGAGGC is a genomic window of Nitrospiraceae bacterium containing:
- a CDS encoding acyloxyacyl hydrolase; this encodes MSGKSPIGKDQKEEFQQYDVAALFGLPWGWQERVTRMRLDMRLLTSAGELAAAGDTGLMVTLVPCLALSSPDEMVSIDVEGGAAFFSNYKYGAQNFGGPAQIVGKAGIGFNLFPGFFAGYRFQHFSDAGVYGPTSLGVDMHIVEINYRF